ATATCAAAGTAAGCAAATCTTTTTGATTTATCGAATCCGTGATTTGATGTTTGTTCATATCTTCCCTTAGAGACATGAATCCTCTCTAaagttttaaaatctatatagAGCTTGATCCGCTTGTCtgttatgttttactttttctttttttttaataaattgtttaatgacatttctaaacacatatGTTTTTGGATAGCTTTATATTCATATTCTTCATAACCGAGGACCCGACTCGAACTATGCCCATAAACTTACAATATCCAAACagagtatattttaaaatccaaaatccTTATACCTGAAAGAACCGATTCGTACCCAAACGAATACCGAAATACCCATGCCTAACTAagtatgtaaataaataaaattttctttgttaacCGGTTTGAATTCTTGTCACAAATGGAACAATTGCATTCAAACCTgtgaaattattatgttaacATGTAAACTAAATGATGTCGAATTATTAtggtaaagaaaattaataaaatagttataaagaatggaaaaaggaatgtaaagatataataaaaaacttaaaataggtACATTATATTTTACACTTCTGTAATAAATGATGTCGaattaattggaaaagacaataaattaaatggttaaattagtttaaaaaggAATTAATAAGATGTAAAAATCACTTAAACTAGGCAAATAATATTGTGTACTTCTTTTTTGATATAATGCATAGATATCACTGAATTGTTAGATACGAcatgaatccatgcattctcgtctactttTCAATGCTATCTCCCGTAAGCCATGGCTAAACTGTTCTTTGTTTATCGtcactcgaagtcatcagtcaaactttacaATAAAAACCTAGGGaagttcatttttattaaagaaaccgtaataaacctTTTGAGTCAAagaacggcccaaagagacctaaaacgcagctcgaagcccacttacgatttcttaaccgaaAACCCATAAGTCTTATGACAGTTTATGCTTGGTTCataaggcaagataaatgtcaagtttgcgcggataaatgtaaagtttccgaagataatcacgaagatcggaaaaaacagaatatctccattttcgagctatgacggcttaagggcagaaaggGAAAGGTGCAAACCGACCTAAAAgtgagtatataaggagtcctaggcgagaggcagaGAGATACGCAATACATAGAAAATTTAGCACTTcaagcaatttaggcaattttccgtttttgttattcgagctgcgactcaattaggtttagcagctttagggttttagaactacgaatctcgccgacaactctcgtagcccaggctcttaacttgttgtaacgctcaaacacgaATTCGCAATAAGATcaactttgctctcttttcgatttcttatattttatcgtCTTTATTTCGTATTCTGATTGTTTggtgtgtggtattagcagatatccgggacctctggaaaattagagttctcctactttccttatttaaacgaaaatcgacagtgtgaatttcggttcacaatttttaaataatttacaagTAAGAACTAATAAGATAAGATAAGTTAAGTAATTTGTAAATCTTATTTGTAAATCCtacttttttttactaataagaTAAGATAAGTAATATAGTTACTTGTAAACAAATACTGCTTGTTTTTAACAAATCAGTTACAagtctaaaattttacaatccGTAAAAACAGAGTCAAATAccaaatatactaaaaataccAAATACTTTGCTTGTACCACCCCTGATAATTTTTAGAAATGTACtgaaataatttgaaatataagttttttaatttaatattgttGTACGGAACTAATATGTAGTTATGTTTTATACCAttgaaaatatcattaaaattattgCAAGTTTTAGAATCTCACTATGATTAATTTATAGTAAACATGCAATTTAAAATATGAACTATAGTaagtatcatatatttttttcatatggtTATTTCTAAATTACTTaccaatatatattataataattattaaagaaacatttttctcttatttttattGAAACTAAAGTAAGAGCAtcaaatataccataaaattaaattaaattattgaacatattttttatttaaaaatataactaaggAAAAAAGTCTgacaatcatattttaaaattttattagtttagcTAAGTTCATTACCGACAAAACAAAAAGCTAAGTTCattatctaaattttataattatatatcatataatattacaattaataatttaatattctaaaaaatgaaatttaaaaaataatcagtataaatatatatgtgtatatatatatattattcgaTTATATGGAGTGACTAGATTTGATTGATGTTTTTGATTAACGTTTTTGAAAGGATTGTTTCATAAAAGCatgtaaactttttaaaactaatgtaattggattaaaataataaattagtttttacttataagaaattaaaatgaACATCAACCACTGaaaatcatcaaaataaaaGTAGTTCCTTTCGATTATGAAAGCAGAAAAAATAGACCTCAAAAATTAAATGGAGAAAATCAactttttattcttttcttaaacaatttttttaaatgtttttattgataaaatcCCTCGACTATTTTCAgtcagaaaaaaattcaaattaatttttcagTCATATTATGTTATAGAACTACGGAGGATGACAAACATTAAACGGTTTACAAAATACgggattaaaacaaaaaaaaaattaattcaagAATTTCTTaagattcaaaaatagttgaggaggtttattactaaaaacttctatatttatataaaacatattttattatttgtatttctattttagtaaaatataaaaggGGAATTGGCACTGATAATCAAAAATCTattgattaaataaatatattaaatatatgacTTTTAACAATATAAAGTGTATTATTATAgctcatatatattatttaatatgataatatataggAAATTTTGCcaaaaaggaacaaaaacaGCATGATTGTCCCTttggtataaattttgtttttccatTTTAGTCCATTTATCCTTTTCATTTCTAAaacttaatgaaataaatagtttaataaatcaaaaatataataaaaaatagagacAATTGATAAAACAcacatatacacaaataaactgatatttttctttttgttgaaaaaattgataaattcaaattttaatttatgttctacTGAAAGTAGATTTCATCTTTTACGGAAAATGAGTTAGTAGAAATTGAATTCCGGATTAAACAAATTCATCTACTTTTTTAGAACAAACAATCTACTTTTAATTAAACTTCTAAATATATGGAATGCGAATTCTACTAATTGTAAAGTTAGTTATTTTTTCTCAGAATAAAGTTTCTACTTTTATGAGGTATTCTAAGATTCTTAGAATACGAAATCTAGACAATACTCATACGTACGTCTACATGAGGTAGAATCTGCTTATGGGATTTTTGTCTTAGTTCTACGCAGTGTAAAAAGTGtcttctacggataagaaaaccTGATTTTGGCGAAAATTATGGAAGTTttagttaagaaaatattctaaaaatatttgtaatattctaaCTTCCCTAAAACGTATAtgcacttttcatttttattaaatttttaattaattatttttaaaacgttttctcccattttattaaactttttattaaaaagattaaactttttaataaaaagattaaACTTTTtactttaatgtttttaaaacgtatgaaaaacttaaaaataaaactttgtaaaatgtttttaataaaaataaaactttgtaaaacgtttttaataaaaataaaactttgtaaaacgtttttaataaactttaataaaaataaacttttaaactttataaaaaagactttagaaaattgtttaataaaaaaagttttacaaagtttatttttataaaaggtttaaaagttttattaaacttttcaataaaaaaagctatttttcaattttaacgtttttaaaaagtgtttttctttttattaaacttttaaaaactcaattaaacttttaaattgtgtttaatttgattaatcaaAGGTTAGTTTAGGgattatgaaaaaattatactaaaaaGACAATTTAAAGATGATATTATAGCAAAGGAACAACCATGATGGTTTTTTGTTTCGttttggtaatattttctaatatatatcTTTTCTACCAGTCGGACAGAGGTCAGAGGTTACACATATAATATGTAGAAGAAGATCAATTTAGTGTGATTCCGAGATCAACTGATTTATCAAGAGTATCTCCGTAGACTTTTGTGGCTTAGCCATTCTACCAGTGTTGTTTCGTGTTTAGATAGTTAATGTGTCGAGCTTCATATACTTCTCATTGGTTCTAAATGAAACCTCATCCCAAGGTGCACCGTTTATCTTTTTGTTGGATTGTTGTTAGTATCAAAAATTGGGTTTAATATACTTCTTGTGAGGTCTACACGAGCCTAATTAAAGAAATTTAGGATTATATCATTACCACCTTGAAGTGTAAGGTCTTGGAAGGATCTGAACCAAGTGATCATAAACTTGATCAGGGTAGCATCAAGTGGTATCAACGCAACACTTGCTCAATTATTTTAtctcttcatcttctcatctttcCACAATTTATTAAGCGCatcttatctatctatctatctatctatcttctGTAATGGAAACAGAGCCAGCCTCAATCcgagaaaaataaaatcagaatagataggaaaaaaaaggaaaagaaaagaaaatagaaaatatctAACAAGGAAGGCTTGGTCAATCCGTTGCCGGCCAAATCTGCAATATGACTATTTTCTTCCTTATTCTCTTGACTAGAGGCCGAGCCCGTTATTTGtgtatgttgttgttgttcagtTTTACTTAGTGTTAGCGTTGTTGCGAGTCTTTGTAGCAATGTACGGCGTTGGAGAAATTTGACTATGATATATAAAACTATACCGGGGGTTCTAAGTTTGTGTTTGCAAGAGCCTGGAGATGATCGAACCTCTGTCCATCTTCCAACTTCAAACCTATCATCTACGATCGCTGCCGTCCGTAAAGATTTTTGGTAACAAGAGTTAAATATGTAGACcaatagttttagtttttattaaatatggAAGGAACAAATCATTCATGTTAGAGTGAAGATGACGGTACCTTTTCTTCTAGCAAAAGGAGGGTGATTCCCATAAATTCACCATTTTCATTGATGTTACGGGGATCCCAGTAGCTGAGGAGACGGCCAACAACAAACTTGAGAAGACCGACAAAGGCGGAGAGCGTTGAAGGTGGTGGGGAGGACGGCAATAGCATCAGAGACAGACATGCtcaacaattgaaaaaaaaagtgcTCGTAGATATGAGAGGTTGGATTTCTGGATCTAGCATGACCTATATATAGCGAAGCCGTTCGTATCAGTTATGAGACGCTAGCGTTTTTGATGGTGTGCGTAAAGAGGGGGAGATGAAGAAATAGAGGGAGACTAAGAGTTCCATGGATTTGATTGGAGAAGTTTAGACAGTAGCGTCTGTGTATTGGAGGGTAGGCGCAGGATTGGGAAAACCATAGGTCTCAGTCGAAGACGAAGAGCTGACGACTTGCAGGCTTTTTAGGGCCAGTTTTATGGTTTATTAAGATATGCTTAGGCTTTAATCAAATGTATAAGCTGATGTAATAGATGGGCTAGCGAGTTTAAAAAATAAGCCCACAAATCAATCAGCAAATAATAGAGAACGTGAAttgtaaatcattttatttatttgtgggACATTATTAaaccgaccttcataaatatatattagtttcggtcattaatgtacaaagtatcctttagtttattgatataaatgttggtgtttatacgtcaataacccgggttcgagccatgagcttgacattttttcacttttcacttttttttaagATGGGGCTCACAAAATGCTGACGTTGCGCGTTGAGTAGCATTGAAACTGGCTCATTATAATGTTGATTTTCCATCTGATTCTTTGGTGAAATGTTCTAAGATTTATTCATAATTCTCTTGGAACTTAGAGAAATTCACTGAAGAGAATCATTTGCGTGAGAGATCTAGAGAGAAAACACCTTGTGAGCGTTTTTTTACTTCTAACTTGTTTATTTAGTAATCGCAAGAACAAGATGTTCGGTTAAAAGGAGAAGTAGACAGAAGAAGATCCCACAGAATTACAGATTTAATTCTTCTACAAAAGCCTTGttcggaaaaaaaaagtaaaagtttttgagaaaagaaaacacattGGCTTTTTACAAGTTTGATTATGTGCAGGAAAAGACACAACCAACCAGACTACTGAATATGCCTGTTATGAGAAGCATAGAACAGTCTAAGCCGTCAAGAGATGAAGAAAGTCATGACTATAGCCGTGATGAGAAAAGTAGTTCTCAGCGATGTAGAAAAATTGATGATCGGTTCAGTAGACAACACTACTATGCAGACTTGGAGAAAGAGTGGCGACAAGAATTTAATTTTGTAGAGAAGAACCATCAAAAGAGCACAGCCACGTGTCTATCCTTAGTAGCTGATTTAATGAACCATGAGCCAAGTAGTTCAAAGGATACATCGGCTAGTCAAGAGCCTAAAACAAAACTGCTTTTACCCCTCAGCCAAGAAACTAGAGGTAAAATCAAAACTTCTACCTTAAAAAGTATGTTAATGAATCTCTTATGTGTCAAGACAgaaagcaagatacaaatgacgTGGCCATGGTTCTTAAGAACAACAATGTGGAAAAAGATAATCTTCACTCTTTAATTACCATCTTCCGATTAAACGCCCCTAGTCAAAGGAGATTTGTTGGTGACCGGACGAGTTTTGAATGTTCAATCCAAAAAGTACGTAATGAATAAAGTGAGAACTTGTTCCGCATTAGATATTTGGTTCATAACAGGTGGCCTAGTTGGCTAAGAGGCATCACGACCATATAAGCTTCAATGGTTGACTCAATGgaaaatttcttttatttatttgtcaaCTAGGTGTCGCCTTTcaaaacctaaaaatacatccCAGTCAGTTTAGTTTTGTTTCTTGTCAATTATCCTTTAAGAAATGGGAAGAGATACCCAAGTAAACCAGACCCCACCATCTCTCTCAATGGGACATGGGGTAAGTTTCTAAAGCGAAGCCTCAAGTTTCTGTCTCcactatcttctttttttttcttttctaaacttttttttttgagaaaaattaaaacagaATAATACTCATGATAAACACAAGCACTACGACTACTAGGcgataacaaattaaaaaggaaTTTTCCCAATTGGCCACTTGCACTTTTTACCCAATAAATaccctcttctccttcttcaagaAACTCATTGCTCTCTCCAAATACCAAAACTGATACTACAGAACAAAGCAAGGAGATGCTGAAGATGTTATCTGtgttacgacgaaacctccaaAGTCTTCGAAAAAGCCCGCGTGTTGCTGACGAAAGTGCGTTGCCTTCAACGACCGTTAACGGAGACAGGAGAGCAAACGGCGTGATGATGAAGTTTCCGTTAAAGATCATGTCATGCTTTGCGGTTCCACGTGGTAGCAGGGCTGATGGTGTGTGGGTGTCGGGAGATTACGGAAAGGTCTCGGAGGTTAACCATCTCATGGTTTGTGATGGCATGAGATACGCTCTCTTAATGTAATTATCCACTTTTTGTCTCTATACTCTAGCTAgtaatacatcgatcgatcgttCTTCAGTACCCATTtggtttgcttcttcttttgttgaTGGATGGTTTTAGTTACTATTTAGGGAATCTAGGGAGAGATATACAGTGGGTTTtcacctttttttcttttcttgcgTCCATGAGGCGTTTGTTAATCCAGAAGATTTCATAGGAATATTTAACTTTTctctttagcaaaaaaaatattttaaattttctttactCGCCTGCTTTGACATTTAACCCCAATCAGGGACTGAAGGCTGAAACCTTTTTATGTCTAGTGTTATTGGTAAGATAACTATCCACGGTCATGTTTTATTATACAACTTGGACAATTTTGaacttgataaaaaaaactattaaaatgtGACAGATCGATGTGTTAGATGAATTATGTGCacatattatttattggtcAAAGGTCATCCAACGACAAAATGGTAATATGATTTATTTgtcatataaatttttttaggtAAACATGTTAAGATTTAGGGTAATTCTCTCAAATACCATTTTAAAGGTTTTAACACAAAATAACACTCAAGAAAAAAATGACCtttgattttgaaatacaaaataacactcaaaatgtaaaaaaaaaaaaaccaaaataaccctttttattttgaaatttttaatttttatttttttaaatttgaaaccatatcaCAAAACCGCACCTTTTAACTCTAAAAcgtaaatctagattagttaatcatacggtaataaaatttgttttggtcattttctttgaaGTCTATTTTcgtcatttttttttaagtctatttttgtgaaaataaactaaaaagaacTATTTTATGGAATTTTTCTAAGAGATttattacaatttaatttaaagaAAAGATATAGTAAACTAAAgcggaagaaaatgaaaagCATCTAAAAATCACAATGAAAATTAAACGCAACAAATGGCTATGAAAATTGAAAAGTTAAAGACGACTTAACACAAACGAGTGGAAAAATCAATCTTTAAAAACGTCGACCGCTACATGAGTTGCCAAGGAGAGTTTCTCTTAGATGCTTTGAGTTACAGATTTGTTAATTACCCAAAATCTCATCCGCTCCTACAGCTTCATTCAAGTTCTAACGCTACTAATCTGCCAAATAACTCCCTTTGAAACCAAGATGATAATGCCAACAGAAAGAATAACTTGGCTTGGTCGAACCCTGAGATCCTGGATAATTTATCATACAAAATATTAGATAACAAAGAAAAGTGTTACAGTCATGTACTTTTAGTTATGGCTTACTAAAAAAATCTGGTCAACATGCATTATACGGCTTTAGTTTCGAGTAATGGCAAATCAATGGTATTAGTTCAAACCATTATCCCAATACAGTATTATATACTTTAGCAAAATAGAGCTTATACGTTAAATCACTTTGCATTAACCTCAACATTACTATGACGTTAAATCACTTTGACTACTAGAGCTtaatatgatataaatataatcgAGTTGGTATAGTCTGATCCACCAAAGTTTGTCGTCTAGTCATTTGTGTTACTAACGCTGTTGTATTATAATAGAGTATGTGTAAACTGTAGATGATAACAAAAATTGGTGTAACATGATGGGTCAAAAATGAAGTTTACCTAACGCGGGATAGTAACAGGATGTGGAAATACTCATGTCCATGTTTAGTGCGACACAGCATGAACCGAccctttttttaataaatcattgccaaatttaattttaaacaaaatatattgctGTTACGTTATGTCGACTACAATTAGGATAGTGATGTTCTCAGTGCGGTTCGCTCTATGAATCATCCCATCATTGTAATTGACGATtgttaattgttttcttttacatGATTGGAGAATTTACAAATTTCTAGAATCTAGATTGTACTGGAACCCCCTTTGCTACATATTAAAGATTAATTAAACTATTGCTACTTACATTTTATATTCATTTAGATTCTGATTAGACATAATAAGATGAGTAACCTCCTCTTCTATTTCGGATGGCAAATAATGGCGGACATAATCATGATGAAGTAAATCACACCGTCATGAATCTAATACGTTTATTGGTTTACACTTTTGCAATTTAAGACTTTCGCTCAATGAAATGTTTCCTTTTGTTCAGCAACCAATGAATGTGTAAGTTTGTTGATCCACTAGTTTTTTGAAGTGTATGTACTTCCACAAATTTCTATAGATTACCTTGTTTGAGTTGGAATCCTTATGTAACAAGTGGAAAGATTAGAAAGTAGTTTATTAAAGCATTGCATGCCACCATTATCATAATCCAATAGTTCAATTATTTTGGACTTAATTTGGCAAATGACAATTAATTGTGGCGGTGTTAagtatttttataaactttattatatacaaaagaagaagaaataagtAACAACATTGATTTAACAAATATATCCAATTTTATCCCGTTCATTGGTTTGATGATTTCCAAGTTTTTTTTCGGTTTGACTTGAGTTTAGTTTTTACTGGTTCAACAATCGTTGAGTTTTGTTATCTATTCAATATAGATATGTTCCTGGTGGGTAATGGTTTAACCTTGTTCGATATTTGATCCAGCCCGAGTTTAGAAGCACTGAGGGAAACTGAATTTACAAACGATAAATCTAAAACAAGATTCACCCTACggaattaaaaaggaaaatttccaaaatacGAAACTGTACAACTGCTTGATCAACCAATGGAAAAAAATTGGGAGAGAGTTAGAGAGAGTTGTGAACTATAAACAACGTCTTGCAGAGAGAGTGATTATCTATATACTCAAAAATAGTAATCCGCGCTTAAGATGTCTAGTAAcgttgaaattatatattatgattatgtaTAACATAATGTATATTTTAAGCGATAGTTAGATAGAACTAAAAGTATGATTGTTATTAGAGACGAAGCCGAAAGGCTTTTTATAATGGGTtcactaatattaaaatttaatatatggtGTTTGCAAGTTTGAGAAAGAAGTTTTAGAAAACTATAAGCAAAACAATTGctgtgtgaaaaaaaaaagtatagctcctttaaattcagaaaatatagttgcatgataaaataaattgaagGTTATTTGACCCTCTAAATTGTAAAGGTTGTTCCTGATACGACCAACATGTGAGACTTACTGGTGGTTTGTTCCTGGAAGTTTCTTCTCATATTCAAGGTCGTTTAATGCAGAGCTCTCACGGCGGTGAAGGTGGTGACACTCCATGCTTATATTTCTTGCTCTAGAAGACTAATACACTAACCCGAGACGATTTACAGTGATTCAGTCTCCTCGAAACAGAGATTACCTCATCTAGCAGTAACAAAACCGAGTACAACACATTTATCTAGAAATAGATTTTCAACGTCCTCTTCCAACAATGAGAGGCGGTTCTCAAAAACGTGAGTGCTCTGCTAAATGCATGAAAGTAGGCATAGAGAAAAGGGTTCTTTCATTAACACTTGGCATCGTACTAAAGTTTCATCGCTTTGTCGTCTCTACTGATCTGTGGACTTAAAGGCGATAGATCAGATGGATTACCATTTTTAACAGAAACGTATAGAGGAATAATGAATCTTTATTGATGCTATGAATATATTGAGAGGATTGATACATCAACTAATCGAACTTGAAGCTGAAAGTTTATCACATAAAGGTGTTCGTCGAGAAAAGTATAGATGATATAAAGTTCTTTTAAAGGAATGTTAGTTTGAACGCATTAAATTCACAGTTTTGGTGAAAAACGTTCTTTGTGTGACACGTAAgcgttttactaaataaaagctTCTCGTGAAGCCATGTCATCACGTCACATTCTTTGCCAATAAACTTTTAAggtaagttttaaaaatgtttctcctttaatatataggggattaacATTTCGTATGACAAGCTTTAAATGGAAGCAGGACTGGCTCAATATTATCATGCACCtgttgagcaaaaaaaaaatttagatcatGTAATCATTAATTTTAACATTGAATTACTACTAAAAAAAGTAAGAGAagcaatttttaatttattttcacaaaaatagatttaaaaaaagagaatgaccaaaataagttttattaaagggtaaatatgcatttatacccaaaggttaactaatctagacttagagtttagagttaacgGGTAGGGTTTTgggatagagtttcaaattttaaaaaataaaaagtaaatattaaaattttcaaaataaaaaaaaatctattttggtcattttactttttgagtgttatttttgtgacaaaaactttaaaatgacTATTTGATATAATTGCCCAAAAATAAATGAcaaatttattcatttttatttgtttttgattaaaattatattgttacattttattacaattttaaaattttaatttaatatatgttaatgatataaaaaatacaaacgaACAAAAAGTGAGCTCGGGGCGGTCAGCGTAAGACACGAAGTCGAAGATGACTAGACGTCacttttaaaatagatatttaattagAAAAACTAGTTATTTTCCAGGGCAAAGCCAACcatttttttacttctttttttgacaacaccatttttttttactagaagtcactataaaaataaatatttgagtaAAAAAACTAGTTATTTCTCAGGGCAGAGCATACATTTTTTTAAACTGGAAGTCGCTTTTAGAGTCATTTctcatctttcttttttgttgcTGAGAATGTTAATTTCATTTAAGATATAAAGTTTGATTACAAAAATCAATAAACCTATATAAGAGATATCCTggcaaaaaaaaagcaaaaaaaaaacatgtatcaATCAACTTGGCAATACAATTAACTCCATGATAAGTTCATGGAGTAACTACAGTATaacttatttaaattaatattatataaattaatatacaataaaaatctttataaaataatataattttataatctcaaatcgagtttttggttcaattagcatatcgataaattaatatctctataaattaataaaaaaaatatagttttagtctagtctcaacattattaatttatagaggtttcactaTAGTTTAATGGATCCTATCTTCATATGAGAGCCACAGGGCCATAAGGGAGCTGAACTTTCTGCGCTTCCTTGCCACATAAATGGAATTAAGGGAGCTGAACTTTCACCTTCGCTTACTCCTTTTGTCCCTTCGCTCTTCCTAGCACCTCTACCATATTCTTCTAGATCCAATGCAAGCACATTTTTTCAAGAACAATACAACTTTGAATATACACATAATTTTTAGCATATCttgtaaatattttagaatactactagggtcggcccggaCTACGCCCgggtttttgtttaaatttaaattttgattatatatttagtatgttaattttaatatatatatatatatatatatatatatattataaactattataaacatataagtagctatataaaataattttaaattattcaatgtttttgtccaatgctattcaaaaaaaattgtatctatttttttgttattaaaaattatatataaggtgAAAAGAAGAATGatccaaaattaattaaattttagttatggtgtttaattggttaaattgttttaatgtttcagttcacttaaaactatttataatgtttgtttCCAATTAGTCTCTAAATACTTTAATGGATTATCTCCTTAAAATTACAAccaatagtatatttttaaaaaaaatatatttaaaattttcaaaaatttatgattatataacaCCAACAAAATTTACTTAACCCGATTTGCTTAACTAATTGATTTAGTTAATGAATTAGTTAAATTTTGAACTGAAGCTTTCTCaatgagaaattttttttgagtagaatcattttatgttttatat
The window above is part of the Brassica napus cultivar Da-Ae chromosome C3, Da-Ae, whole genome shotgun sequence genome. Proteins encoded here:
- the LOC111204013 gene encoding uncharacterized protein LOC111204013, with product MLKMLSVLRRNLQSLRKSPRVADESALPSTTVNGDRRANGVMMKFPLKIMSCFAVPRGSRADGVWVSGDYGKVSEVNHLMVCDGMRYALLM